The proteins below come from a single Nostoc sp. KVJ3 genomic window:
- a CDS encoding 2-isopropylmalate synthase codes for MTNKTDRIIIFDTTLRDGEQCPGATLNIDEKLVIAKQLARLGVDIIEAGFAFASPGDFEAVSKIAQIVGTENGPVICSLARAIKADIEAAAEALKPAVKGRIHTFISTSDIHLEYQLRKSRAEVLAIAEEMVAYAKSFMTDVEFSPMDAARSDPEFLYQVLEGAIAAGATTVNIPDTVGYTTPSEFGAIIKGIIENVPNIDQAIISVHGHNDLGLAVANFLEAVKNGARQLECTINGIGERAGNASLEELVMALHVRRQYFNPYLGRPEDSQESLTNIDTRQIYKTSRLVSNLTGMLVQPNKAIVGANAFAHESGIHQDGVLKNKLTYEIMDAQLIGLTDNQIVLGKHSGRNAFRTRLKELGFELSDTELNKAFVRFKEVADKKKDISDWDLEAIVNDEIQQAPDLFRVELVQVSCGSNARPTATVTLRTPEGEELTDAAIGTGPVDAVYKAINRVVNVPNELIEFSVQSVTAGIDAIGEVTIRLRYESKVFSGHAANTDIIVASAQAYVNALNRLYSALQTQKKPEEVTAQKV; via the coding sequence ATGACAAACAAAACAGATCGAATCATTATTTTTGATACTACACTGCGAGATGGAGAGCAGTGTCCGGGAGCGACTCTGAATATAGACGAAAAGCTAGTTATTGCCAAACAACTGGCGCGTCTGGGTGTAGATATAATTGAGGCTGGCTTTGCCTTTGCTAGTCCGGGAGATTTTGAGGCAGTTAGTAAGATTGCCCAAATTGTCGGGACAGAAAATGGCCCAGTAATTTGCAGTTTGGCAAGAGCGATTAAAGCAGATATTGAAGCGGCCGCAGAAGCATTAAAACCCGCAGTTAAGGGTAGAATTCACACATTTATTTCCACTTCTGATATTCATTTAGAGTATCAGTTACGGAAGTCACGGGCAGAAGTGCTAGCGATCGCTGAAGAAATGGTAGCTTATGCCAAGTCCTTCATGACAGATGTGGAATTTTCGCCGATGGATGCGGCTCGTTCCGATCCAGAATTTCTTTACCAAGTATTAGAGGGTGCGATCGCAGCTGGTGCAACAACAGTTAATATTCCTGATACTGTGGGTTACACCACCCCAAGCGAATTTGGGGCAATAATTAAGGGCATTATCGAAAATGTCCCCAACATCGACCAAGCAATTATTTCCGTTCACGGCCACAATGATTTAGGCTTGGCAGTTGCTAACTTCTTAGAAGCCGTAAAAAATGGCGCACGCCAACTAGAATGTACCATCAACGGCATTGGCGAACGCGCCGGCAATGCCTCATTAGAAGAATTGGTGATGGCGTTGCATGTGCGGCGACAATATTTTAATCCCTATCTCGGCAGACCAGAAGATTCTCAAGAATCCCTGACAAATATCGACACCCGACAAATTTACAAAACCTCACGCTTAGTTTCCAATTTGACGGGAATGTTGGTACAACCAAATAAAGCGATCGTGGGGGCAAATGCCTTTGCTCATGAGTCTGGAATTCACCAAGATGGGGTGTTAAAAAACAAACTTACTTATGAGATTATGGATGCCCAATTGATTGGCTTGACAGACAATCAAATAGTTTTGGGCAAACACTCAGGGAGAAATGCTTTCCGCACCCGGTTGAAAGAATTGGGCTTTGAACTGTCAGATACTGAGCTAAATAAAGCCTTCGTCAGATTCAAAGAAGTAGCAGATAAAAAGAAAGACATTTCCGATTGGGATTTGGAAGCGATCGTTAACGATGAAATTCAACAAGCACCCGATTTATTCCGGGTAGAGTTGGTGCAAGTTTCTTGTGGTAGCAACGCCCGTCCTACAGCCACAGTCACTCTGCGTACCCCAGAAGGTGAAGAATTAACCGATGCTGCGATCGGTACTGGGCCAGTGGATGCAGTTTACAAAGCCATCAATCGGGTTGTGAATGTACCCAACGAGTTAATTGAGTTTTCTGTGCAGTCAGTAACAGCCGGTATTGATGCCATTGGCGAAGTGACAATTCGTTTGCGTTATGAATCTAAAGTGTTTTCTGGTCATGCAGCGAACACAGATATCATCGTGGCATCCGCGCAAGCTTATGTAAATGCGTTGAATAGATTGTATTCTGCATTGCAAA
- a CDS encoding NYN domain-containing protein yields MGSPMNRLSIFVDGNNMFYAQQKNGWFFDPRRVLEYFKHEQSETTLINAFWYTGLKDPQDQRGFRDALISLGYTVRTKILKEYYDDTSGRYSQKANLDIEIVVDMFNTVDQYDRVVLFSGDGDFERAIELLRSKNTHITVVSTEGMIARELRNATDRYIDLNDIRDQIEKTEG; encoded by the coding sequence ATGGGTTCTCCAATGAATCGTCTGTCTATTTTTGTAGACGGAAACAATATGTTCTATGCTCAACAAAAAAATGGGTGGTTTTTTGACCCACGGCGAGTCTTAGAATACTTTAAACATGAGCAATCAGAAACAACATTAATTAATGCATTCTGGTACACTGGCTTAAAAGACCCACAAGATCAACGAGGTTTTAGAGATGCCCTAATTAGTTTAGGATATACAGTTAGAACTAAAATTCTGAAAGAATATTATGATGATACTTCTGGTCGCTACTCACAAAAAGCGAATTTAGATATTGAAATTGTTGTAGATATGTTTAATACAGTAGACCAATATGACCGAGTAGTATTATTCAGTGGCGATGGGGATTTTGAAAGAGCAATCGAATTATTACGCTCTAAAAATACACATATTACGGTAGTGTCGACAGAAGGAATGATTGCTAGAGAGCTACGGAATGCTACTGATAGATATATAGATTTAAATGATATCAGAGATCAAATAGAAAAAACCGAAGGTTAA
- a CDS encoding CHASE2 domain-containing serine/threonine-protein kinase, which translates to MAEEPTSTLTKNYVSAANKLSSKPTKVTSTASARQSRWMIRLGHLLAGGLVMGAAVLSASGGELVELVENKALSGFFQLRGPIVPPEDIVILAIDDQSISVPEQYYKTNPQQYAYLETLKSYPYKRAAYAQIITKLIKAGVRSVAVDVLFDTPSSYGVNDDRQLQAVLQKYGSKVTLAAVYENSQMRQGPIMQLTDPQQMFRTGLVSIGSVNFPLEADGKVHRLASEFSKPLDEDSLIEKLPSFDEAALRTAQVNYPRPKGDRIYFWGSAGTFEQIPFWHILDPENWNTYLQQGKVFKDKIVLIGATDKLNNDYYPVAASNSAKPMSGVEIHANAIATLMSGKAIAPGINTPPLRGLFVLILVGSTALMISRRKRNINRFLYSLALSGTWVGISYGFFVYGQLILPTTVPMMAIATIGICYLGTSLVRESIKKRQLVDIFQKYKTSPVVQEIISQQDDLQDLIQQRDLALSGKVLARRYKIVKVLGSGGFSETYIAEDTQRPGNPRCVVKQLKPASTKSEALQLARRLFNSEAQTLEKLGTHAQIPQLLAYFEEDEEFYLVQEQIIGHPLNQELPLGRAIDEIATIKIVRDLLQTLTFVHKNNVIHRDIKPSNIIRRHSDGKLVLIDFGAVKEVSIKQLDIQEQTPFTIGIGTQGYAPSEQCFGRPHYSSDIFAVGMVGIKALTGIAPRELDRDADGEIKWSDRCQVSNSLAKILSKMVLDDFKQRYQSASEVLEDLKAFDDVINSQSKYPILGDDSLVNTLEQVNAPTKSCSESSSETP; encoded by the coding sequence ATGGCAGAAGAACCTACATCTACCTTAACTAAAAACTATGTCTCTGCTGCCAATAAACTGTCAAGTAAACCCACAAAAGTAACGTCAACAGCATCGGCTCGCCAGTCTAGGTGGATGATTCGCTTAGGTCATCTCCTCGCTGGAGGTTTGGTAATGGGTGCAGCAGTTCTGAGTGCTTCTGGCGGGGAATTGGTTGAATTGGTCGAAAATAAGGCACTTTCTGGCTTTTTTCAACTGCGTGGGCCAATTGTGCCTCCAGAAGACATTGTAATTTTAGCAATAGACGATCAGTCAATATCAGTTCCCGAACAGTACTATAAAACAAATCCGCAACAGTATGCCTACCTAGAAACACTGAAATCTTATCCTTATAAACGTGCTGCTTATGCCCAAATAATTACAAAGTTAATCAAAGCAGGTGTCCGTTCTGTAGCGGTAGACGTACTTTTTGATACGCCAAGCAGCTATGGAGTTAATGACGATCGCCAACTCCAGGCAGTATTGCAAAAATATGGTAGCAAAGTTACTTTAGCAGCCGTTTACGAAAATTCCCAGATGCGCCAAGGGCCTATTATGCAACTGACAGACCCACAACAGATGTTTCGTACAGGGTTAGTGTCAATTGGCTCAGTTAATTTTCCCTTAGAAGCGGATGGGAAAGTTCATCGATTGGCGAGTGAGTTTTCTAAGCCCTTGGATGAAGATAGTTTGATCGAGAAACTGCCTTCCTTTGATGAAGCAGCACTTAGGACAGCACAAGTAAATTATCCTCGACCAAAGGGCGATCGCATTTATTTTTGGGGTTCTGCGGGGACATTTGAGCAAATCCCCTTTTGGCATATACTCGACCCGGAAAACTGGAACACCTATTTGCAGCAAGGAAAGGTCTTCAAAGACAAGATCGTGCTGATTGGGGCGACAGATAAGTTAAATAATGATTATTATCCAGTCGCTGCTAGCAACAGCGCCAAACCCATGTCAGGCGTAGAAATTCACGCCAATGCGATCGCCACTTTGATGTCAGGGAAAGCGATCGCCCCAGGAATTAATACTCCACCATTGCGGGGCTTGTTTGTGCTAATTTTAGTCGGCAGCACAGCCTTGATGATTAGCAGACGCAAACGTAACATCAATAGATTTCTCTATAGCCTTGCTCTGTCTGGCACTTGGGTAGGAATTAGTTATGGCTTCTTTGTCTATGGTCAGTTAATTTTACCGACTACAGTACCAATGATGGCGATCGCAACGATCGGAATCTGCTATCTGGGAACCTCATTAGTCAGAGAAAGTATCAAAAAACGCCAATTAGTAGACATTTTTCAGAAGTATAAAACTTCTCCCGTTGTCCAAGAGATTATCAGTCAACAAGATGACTTACAAGACCTAATCCAGCAACGAGATTTAGCCTTATCAGGGAAAGTCCTGGCTCGACGCTACAAAATTGTCAAAGTTCTCGGTTCCGGTGGATTCAGTGAAACCTACATTGCCGAAGATACTCAACGTCCTGGAAATCCGCGATGTGTTGTCAAGCAACTAAAACCAGCCAGCACCAAATCAGAAGCCTTGCAACTTGCCAGACGTTTATTTAACTCAGAAGCGCAAACTCTCGAAAAATTGGGAACACACGCTCAAATCCCTCAACTTTTGGCGTATTTTGAAGAAGATGAAGAATTTTATCTAGTGCAAGAACAGATCATTGGTCATCCTTTAAATCAGGAATTGCCACTAGGTAGAGCAATTGATGAAATTGCCACAATCAAAATTGTCAGAGACTTATTGCAAACATTAACATTTGTTCATAAAAATAACGTGATTCATCGGGATATTAAACCCAGTAATATCATTCGGAGACACTCAGACGGAAAACTAGTATTGATTGACTTTGGAGCCGTCAAAGAAGTAAGCATCAAACAGCTTGATATACAAGAGCAAACCCCATTCACTATTGGTATTGGGACTCAGGGTTATGCACCAAGCGAACAATGTTTTGGCCGTCCCCACTACAGTAGTGATATCTTTGCAGTGGGGATGGTTGGGATTAAAGCCTTGACTGGTATCGCCCCCCGTGAGCTAGATAGAGATGCTGATGGAGAGATCAAATGGAGCGATCGCTGCCAAGTGAGCAATTCCCTAGCGAAGATTCTCAGTAAAATGGTGCTGGATGACTTCAAACAGCGATATCAGTCTGCATCAGAGGTTCTTGAGGATCTGAAAGCTTTTGACGATGTTATAAATTCTCAAAGCAAATACCCCATACTAGGGGATGACTCATTAGTGAATACTTTAGAGCAAGTAAACGCTCCCACAAAATCTTGCTCAGAATCATCCTCAGAAACTCCTTGA
- the lysS gene encoding lysine--tRNA ligase has product MSEEDIRAARLEKVEQLKQLGTNPYAYRWESTHHAAQLQEQFADLASGEEVDLEVAIAGRIMARRVFGKLAFFTLQDETGTIQLYLDKNRIQESMADIDADAFNHLKQLTDAGDILGAKGTIKRTEKGELSVYVKQYTILTKSLLPLPDKWHGLTDVAKRYRQRYVDLIVNPEVRQTFRRRAQITAGIRRYLEQRDFLEIETPVLQSETGGADARPFITYHNTLEMELYLRIATELHLKRLIVGGFEKVFELGRVFRNEGISTRHNPEFTTIEVYQAYADYNDMMALTEGIITTVAQDVLGTLQITYQGEPIDLTPPWRRVTMHDLVKEFTGLDFNSFQTLEEAKTGSKNANIPGVDEAKSIGKLLNLAFEEKVEANLIQPTFVIDYPVEISPLAKPHRSKPGLVERFELFIVGRETGNSFSELTDPIDQRERLEAQAERKAAGDLEAQGVDEDFLTALEYGMPPTGGLGIGIDRLVMLLTDCASIRDAIAFPLLKPEGSVIKQFSYEQKTQTLTIEFDSGSVYEYFKVPPSVKEDLDNAPSKGQHFNKFIKGKFKFEQLS; this is encoded by the coding sequence ATGTCGGAAGAAGATATCCGAGCCGCCAGGCTGGAGAAAGTAGAACAACTCAAGCAGCTAGGGACTAACCCTTATGCCTATCGTTGGGAATCTACCCATCATGCAGCGCAGTTGCAAGAACAATTTGCAGATTTAGCCAGTGGTGAAGAAGTTGATTTAGAAGTTGCGATCGCTGGGCGCATTATGGCGCGTCGCGTTTTTGGTAAACTGGCTTTCTTCACTTTACAAGATGAAACCGGCACCATTCAGCTTTATTTAGATAAAAACCGCATCCAAGAAAGCATGGCAGATATTGATGCTGATGCCTTCAATCATTTGAAACAACTCACAGATGCAGGTGACATTCTGGGAGCCAAAGGTACTATTAAACGGACTGAAAAGGGCGAGTTATCTGTCTACGTTAAACAATATACTATCCTCACTAAATCCCTGTTGCCCCTACCCGATAAGTGGCATGGATTAACGGATGTTGCCAAACGCTACCGTCAGCGCTACGTTGACTTGATTGTTAACCCGGAAGTCCGACAAACTTTCCGCCGTCGCGCCCAAATTACTGCCGGTATTCGTCGTTATTTGGAACAGCGCGATTTTCTCGAAATTGAAACCCCAGTTTTGCAAAGTGAGACTGGGGGTGCAGATGCGCGTCCATTTATCACCTACCACAACACTTTAGAAATGGAGTTATATCTGCGAATTGCCACAGAACTCCATCTCAAACGGTTGATTGTGGGTGGTTTTGAAAAGGTGTTTGAATTGGGACGGGTTTTCCGCAATGAGGGAATTTCGACTCGACATAATCCCGAATTTACGACAATTGAAGTTTACCAAGCCTACGCCGACTACAACGATATGATGGCGCTGACTGAGGGAATTATTACCACTGTCGCCCAAGACGTACTCGGCACATTGCAAATTACCTACCAAGGGGAACCTATAGATTTGACTCCACCTTGGCGACGGGTGACAATGCACGATTTAGTTAAAGAATTTACGGGCTTGGATTTTAATTCTTTCCAAACATTGGAAGAAGCAAAAACAGGAAGTAAAAATGCTAATATTCCTGGTGTAGATGAAGCCAAATCAATTGGGAAGTTACTGAATTTAGCTTTTGAAGAGAAGGTAGAAGCTAATTTAATTCAACCTACCTTTGTAATTGATTACCCTGTAGAAATTTCGCCCTTAGCAAAACCCCACCGTTCTAAACCTGGTTTGGTAGAAAGATTTGAGTTATTTATCGTTGGGCGAGAAACTGGGAACAGTTTCTCAGAACTTACAGATCCCATCGATCAAAGAGAACGCCTAGAAGCCCAAGCTGAAAGAAAAGCTGCTGGCGATTTAGAAGCCCAAGGTGTAGATGAAGACTTTTTGACAGCCCTGGAATACGGTATGCCGCCTACAGGTGGTTTAGGGATTGGGATTGATCGGTTGGTAATGTTATTAACTGATTGTGCCAGTATTCGGGATGCGATCGCCTTCCCTCTACTCAAGCCCGAAGGCAGCGTTATTAAGCAATTTAGCTATGAACAAAAAACTCAAACACTGACTATTGAATTTGACAGTGGAAGTGTTTACGAGTATTTCAAAGTCCCTCCCAGTGTCAAGGAAGACTTAGACAATGCACCGTCTAAAGGTCAACACTTTAACAAGTTCATTAAAGGGAAATTTAAATTTGAACAGTTGAGCTAG
- a CDS encoding type II toxin-antitoxin system RelE/ParE family toxin — protein MSWTWELYLDVNGEIPKDLLAFFIRMIPQEEQPENPPKPLLSASETKRLQVNLGYLCDKGLASLTSGIFEKLEDDLYELRMTKSEHNPRFILTAATPQRFVVLHAFMKKYDGAIKDRDKEPPRVRLRELQQREK, from the coding sequence GTGTCCTGGACTTGGGAACTTTATCTAGATGTCAATGGGGAAATCCCCAAAGATTTGCTTGCTTTTTTCATCAGGATGATTCCGCAAGAGGAGCAACCAGAAAATCCACCAAAACCATTACTGAGTGCTTCTGAAACCAAGCGTCTGCAAGTTAATCTTGGCTACCTGTGCGACAAAGGACTTGCATCACTTACCAGTGGCATCTTTGAGAAACTGGAAGATGATTTGTATGAGTTACGTATGACTAAGAGCGAACATAATCCACGGTTTATCTTAACGGCTGCTACTCCTCAGCGTTTCGTGGTGCTGCACGCCTTTATGAAGAAATACGACGGCGCTATTAAAGATAGAGACAAAGAACCTCCAAGAGTGAGATTGCGTGAATTGCAGCAGAGGGAAAAGTAA
- a CDS encoding helix-turn-helix domain-containing protein, producing MKKPNFQAWLQQKVSDEPEVILAGKLEYLRLYLTDAMREIRNKAGLTQAQLAQKLGVKQAAVSKLESALKEHELESVLHYLHALGADLLVAVKQGNDLYQASDNEGVLLVDVPDVVFQKALAANMSVREYVRVAVEKFSREDDGLRTALVKLLESDDSVAVKVRERLGSRTIEEVAVELEKCLSLSEEDRIFAVKNVLAANVVCGESNRGSSDEVDEIELLDLAEELLEKLADI from the coding sequence ATGAAAAAGCCTAATTTTCAAGCTTGGTTGCAGCAAAAGGTAAGCGACGAACCAGAGGTGATTCTGGCGGGCAAGTTAGAGTATTTACGCCTATATCTTACCGATGCCATGCGGGAAATACGTAATAAAGCAGGATTGACTCAGGCGCAGCTAGCTCAAAAACTGGGAGTAAAGCAAGCTGCGGTGTCCAAGTTAGAGTCGGCGTTAAAGGAACATGAATTAGAATCAGTGTTGCACTATTTACACGCTTTGGGTGCAGATTTGCTGGTAGCCGTCAAACAAGGGAACGACTTATATCAAGCTAGTGATAACGAAGGTGTATTGCTGGTAGATGTACCAGATGTAGTTTTCCAAAAGGCATTGGCGGCAAACATGAGCGTGCGGGAATATGTGCGTGTAGCCGTTGAGAAGTTTTCCCGTGAGGATGATGGACTGAGAACAGCTTTGGTAAAACTGCTGGAAAGTGACGATTCGGTTGCAGTCAAAGTGAGAGAGCGTTTAGGTTCAAGGACAATCGAAGAAGTTGCTGTAGAGTTGGAAAAATGTTTGAGTCTATCTGAAGAAGATAGGATTTTTGCTGTGAAAAATGTTTTGGCTGCTAATGTGGTGTGTGGAGAAAGTAATCGTGGAAGTAGTGATGAAGTTGATGAAATTGAGTTGTTGGATTTAGCTGAAGAATTGCTAGAAAAGTTGGCAGATATTTAG
- a CDS encoding CHAT domain-containing protein has product MIESLESVNFAINIEIAIAKYEAELILVKYPQQWAEIHDNLGKAYCERIRGDWVKNGEKAIKAFEKALKVYTREEFPQKWASIQNSLATIYSDLGAIDEANTELAIFCCKKALPVYTREKFPTEWVMVLTNLGAAYRKRKQGEPVENLKIAISWYQAALEEHIYQCFKAGLEEHTYEDFLGNLEEFLEDWAGLQNNLGNIYRDLAKEEGTNNLEQVFYYFNHALEVYSCESYPLDWAMVQNNLALTYDQQGNINQAFACFRLSLKICTPTAFPTDCLQYGGNFGDKAFAVERWTEAIEGYDFAIKAIEQIRAWSRSEIRRQQILQGTIEVYEKIVQACINAGQIDKAFEYSERSRSKRLVDLMASYNLSQGEEIPPKVQELLQQYEELQQQIDQERQSHKSEDNRSDTRAAWEAYNEAIALLETQKQQVWENLRREDPVLAGEIQVNPLSLSEIQQLIDQPNTTILSFYTTNSDTHIFVVQQNKITLHTCTGQGLETLQGWISQNWLLPYMNDYKKWETQINSILRELAERLQISELISQHLQGIEELILVPHLLLHQIPFAALPTGEYQEYLGDKFLIRYTQSCQILEFCQQRDNVGKFNEISLQYGTVEDAEDNLPCARFEGEKLAQMYNIPSENRLIGSSQATSNNYRQLAQQVQVLHSCHHAQSRLDNPLESQLKLAHGNSITLGQLMTSGWRLPQLIEVFLSCCETNLGIPSLTDDILTLSTGFLCAGARSVVSTLWSVNDLATALFSIFYYQQRQEGRNRPEALQQAQIQLREFTKVDLNKVFHEVEAREKELIRNRKKYPSGSIEHEQWKGEYNMYAKLNSRIQEIENSTQQFPFSDPRYWAAFICHGLQ; this is encoded by the coding sequence ATGATTGAATCATTAGAATCAGTAAATTTTGCTATAAATATTGAAATTGCTATAGCCAAATATGAGGCAGAACTAATACTTGTTAAGTATCCTCAACAATGGGCTGAAATACATGATAATTTAGGAAAGGCTTACTGTGAGAGAATTCGTGGTGATTGGGTAAAGAATGGAGAGAAAGCAATTAAGGCGTTTGAAAAAGCTTTAAAAGTTTATACTCGTGAAGAGTTTCCACAAAAGTGGGCTAGCATCCAAAATAGTTTAGCAACTATCTACTCTGATTTAGGTGCTATAGATGAAGCAAATACTGAATTAGCAATATTTTGCTGTAAAAAAGCTTTGCCAGTTTATACTCGTGAGAAGTTTCCCACAGAGTGGGTAATGGTTCTTACTAATTTAGGTGCTGCCTACAGAAAAAGAAAACAAGGAGAGCCAGTAGAAAATTTAAAGATAGCTATATCCTGGTATCAAGCTGCTTTAGAAGAACATATTTATCAATGTTTTAAGGCTGGTTTAGAAGAACATACTTATGAAGATTTTCTGGGAAATTTGGAAGAGTTTTTGGAAGATTGGGCTGGACTTCAAAACAATCTTGGCAATATATATCGTGACTTAGCTAAAGAGGAAGGCACAAACAATTTAGAGCAAGTATTCTATTACTTTAATCATGCTTTAGAAGTTTATAGTTGCGAATCTTACCCGCTAGATTGGGCAATGGTTCAAAATAATTTAGCTTTGACTTACGATCAGCAAGGAAATATTAATCAGGCATTTGCTTGTTTTCGCTTATCGCTAAAAATTTGTACACCCACTGCCTTCCCTACAGATTGTCTCCAATATGGAGGTAATTTCGGAGACAAAGCTTTTGCGGTGGAGCGTTGGACAGAAGCAATTGAGGGATACGACTTTGCTATTAAAGCGATAGAGCAAATTCGTGCTTGGAGCCGCTCTGAAATTCGTCGTCAACAGATTTTGCAGGGAACTATTGAAGTCTATGAAAAGATAGTGCAAGCCTGTATTAATGCTGGACAAATAGATAAAGCCTTTGAATATTCAGAGCGATCGCGTTCCAAACGCCTGGTAGACTTAATGGCAAGCTACAACCTCTCTCAAGGCGAAGAAATCCCCCCAAAAGTTCAAGAATTATTACAGCAGTATGAAGAACTGCAACAACAAATTGATCAAGAACGCCAAAGCCATAAATCTGAAGATAACCGCAGTGATACACGCGCCGCTTGGGAAGCTTATAATGAAGCGATCGCACTTTTAGAAACCCAAAAACAACAAGTTTGGGAAAATCTCAGACGTGAAGATCCTGTATTAGCCGGAGAAATTCAAGTTAACCCCCTCAGCTTGTCAGAAATTCAACAGCTAATTGACCAACCCAATACAACTATCCTCAGTTTCTATACTACCAACAGCGACACCCATATTTTTGTCGTGCAGCAAAACAAAATTACTCTCCACACCTGCACAGGACAAGGGTTAGAGACGTTGCAAGGCTGGATTAGCCAGAATTGGTTATTGCCTTATATGAATGATTACAAAAAATGGGAAACTCAAATTAATAGCATTCTCCGCGAATTAGCTGAACGCTTGCAAATATCTGAACTCATATCCCAACATCTTCAAGGAATAGAAGAATTAATTTTAGTGCCTCACCTGTTACTCCATCAAATTCCCTTCGCTGCTTTGCCTACAGGAGAATATCAGGAATATTTAGGAGATAAATTCCTTATTCGTTATACCCAAAGTTGCCAAATTTTAGAATTTTGTCAACAACGTGATAATGTAGGGAAATTTAATGAAATATCTCTACAATATGGAACTGTGGAAGATGCCGAAGACAACCTTCCTTGCGCCAGATTTGAAGGCGAAAAACTTGCCCAAATGTATAATATTCCATCAGAAAATAGATTAATTGGCAGCAGTCAAGCCACCTCCAATAACTATCGACAGCTAGCACAACAAGTTCAAGTACTTCATTCCTGCCACCATGCCCAATCTCGCCTCGATAATCCTTTAGAATCACAGTTAAAATTAGCGCATGGTAACAGCATCACCTTGGGGCAATTGATGACATCTGGTTGGCGTTTACCTCAACTTATAGAAGTGTTTCTGTCTTGCTGCGAAACTAATTTGGGTATTCCTTCTCTAACTGATGATATTCTTACTCTCTCTACAGGCTTTTTGTGTGCTGGTGCTAGAAGTGTAGTTAGTACTCTGTGGTCAGTCAATGATTTAGCCACAGCATTATTTTCCATTTTTTACTACCAGCAGCGACAAGAAGGTAGAAACCGTCCTGAAGCTTTACAGCAAGCCCAAATTCAGCTACGAGAATTTACAAAAGTAGACCTAAACAAAGTATTTCATGAAGTAGAAGCAAGGGAAAAAGAACTGATACGAAATAGAAAAAAATATCCTTCAGGTTCTATCGAACATGAACAATGGAAGGGTGAATATAATATGTATGCTAAATTGAACAGCCGAATTCAAGAAATAGAAAATTCTACTCAGCAATTTCCCTTTTCAGATCCTCGTTACTGGGCTGCTTTTATTTGCCACGGTTTACAGTGA
- a CDS encoding glyoxalase-like domain protein → MVIAVSVMSFLLSPLTLGSFLPSLPLDSLFSTQGIMVMLLAAYAGAMWMFLTSAPKVHTVMVSDLEVARQLYEGLLDLPAAEVPLHYYYNYEQTIGATGIDPLYMSTGPSLSSKMMNNATEGLWYQLKKNTQLHIITGASLGSKNQQRHVCFDHDCLEMILMRVETRGLKFKIRNQKPLNFLVKDYEGRVIEVAEVAN, encoded by the coding sequence ATGGTTATAGCAGTTAGTGTGATGTCGTTCCTCCTCAGTCCTCTTACTTTAGGCTCCTTTCTCCCTTCCTTGCCCTTGGATAGCCTGTTTTCCACCCAAGGCATTATGGTAATGCTGCTAGCAGCTTACGCTGGTGCGATGTGGATGTTCCTCACCAGTGCCCCAAAAGTACACACTGTAATGGTGTCAGATTTGGAGGTTGCCCGACAGTTGTATGAAGGGCTGCTAGATTTGCCAGCAGCTGAGGTGCCCTTGCACTATTACTACAACTACGAACAAACTATAGGCGCAACTGGGATCGATCCGCTATACATGTCTACCGGGCCGAGTTTGTCAAGCAAAATGATGAATAATGCCACCGAAGGGCTGTGGTATCAATTGAAGAAAAATACTCAGCTACACATTATTACTGGTGCAAGTTTAGGTAGCAAAAATCAGCAACGCCACGTTTGTTTTGACCATGACTGCCTAGAAATGATTTTAATGCGAGTCGAAACGCGCGGTTTGAAATTCAAAATTCGTAACCAGAAGCCCCTGAATTTTTTGGTTAAAGACTATGAAGGGCGAGTAATTGAGGTGGCTGAGGTAGCGAATTAG